The following nucleotide sequence is from Barnesiella viscericola DSM 18177.
TTCCATAACTGTATCGAAAGCTCCTATCTACATTGGTGGTTCGCGTGTGTACTACGCCGGATTTGTCGGAGAAATCGACGATGTACAGATATGGCACAAAGCCCTGAGCGACAGCGAAGTGGTAGAAGCCATGAAGGGTTACGACGGCAAGACGATCCCGGCCGAACTGAAAGGTTACTGGACGTTCGAAAGCGATAACTACAATTCGGACGACTTCACCTTTACCAACAAAGGTTCATTGAATACCAGCGCCAAGGCTGCCTACATTGAAACGACGGGAACCGGCGGTGAAAATACCTCTTCCAACGGAGAGAAACTCCTCCCTGCCAACATCAACGTAGAGGGTAACCCCGCCATGTCGGGTACACTGCCCATCACTACCACCTCGACCTTCACCATCCCCGATGTCGAAGTGGCCAACAGCGATGACCAAGCTACCGTTTCGTTCAACAAGAGCGGCAACTACGATGTTACCCTCACGCTGGCCAACGGCTGGGGCTCGGACACGATGACGAAAAAGGAATATATCGTTGTGGTAGTTCCCGATGCTATCGAAGACAACTTGGTAAATGACCTCAAAGTATACCCCAACCCCTTCATCGAAAATGTAAATCTGCAATTCGCTGCCGATGGCAACTATGTAATCGACATCTTCGACGCTCAGGGCCGCAAGGTTACCTCGAAAACTCATCAGGCTATGGCCGGCGAAATCTGCACGCTCACAGTCAATGAGGCCCAAGGTGTTTACTATGTAGTCATCTCGAAAGATGGCAAACGTGTAAAAGCTCTCAAAGTGGTAGCTGAATAATGTAATCTCAATTCCTCCGCACCTCGTGTGCGGAGGAATCTTCTCGATATCATTTCATTTATCGTTTAACTAAATTTATCAGTATGAGAAAAATTTATCTCTTATTGCTCGCGACTCTGCTAGGCGGGGCCCTGGCAAATGCGCAAAACCCACTCGAAGGATATGAAGCTCCTACGTTTAGTAAGGAAGGAAATTGTGGAAATATTGTATCATTCTCTACTTCGGGTGCTTTGGAAGATTTAACAAATGTCTCTATTCCTAAAAAACCTAATGGAAAAATCCAACAAGAACTTTTAATAGCTCCAAATGCAACTGTAACATTAACCTTTAACATCAATTCCACTTGGGGTAAATTTGCTGTATTTTCCGATGCGAATAGTTCTAAATCAATGGAGCGACTCATCTTTTGTGGAAACGCAAATAAAGGAGGATTCGCAAATGAAAATGGTGTTACCGTATATAAGGAGGATACCGAAACCAAAGTATCATCAGGGACATTACCCACTATCACAATTCCTGGAGAAGCAGAGGAAGGTACGGTTTATTGCTTGCGTATGATGTTTATCGGAGCAGAAACAGCACCAGAGAATCCGACCTACAATGGTAATTACACAGAAGGTACTTACTATGACGTAAAGATTACCGTAAAATCGAACATTCAAAGATATGCCATCAACTTTACCGCACCCGAGAATGGAACGCTCTCGATCAAAAACGGCGCAACCGCCATTACCTCAGGTGAAGAGGTTGCCGAAGGTACTATCCTGACCGTATCGGCTACCCCCAACAGCGGCTACGAACTGGTTGCCGTAAAGAATAATGGCGAAATCTTCCCGAACTCGACTTATGCGGTAACCGCTGCTGCAAACTTTACGGCCGAGTTCAAACAACTGGCTACCGAGGGCGAAGCCATGCTGATGTCGGCTCCCGGCTATGGAACCGAAGAGGCTCAACTGCGATTCAGCGATACGGCTCTGGGGTCACACAATACCAGTGAGAATCAGGTATCGAGCGACCAACGTTCGCGCAACTACACCTTCTCGGCCTGGGTTTCGCCCATGGGCTACAACGGTGTCTTCATGGGTCACGTACAGAACAGCATCACCTGGAATGTAGAAGGTTCATATGGTATCGGTGTACAAAACGGTAAACTGGCTGTATGGTATCGTTACTGGGACGGCAGCTCAACGGGTTGCCCCGGTGCTTCGGCTCCTGCCGTATCGGAAACGACCACGCTCTATCCCGGTGAATTTGCCTTCATCTCGCTGGTAACCAGCAACGACGGCAAGAACTTCAAAGTGTACAAAAATGGCGAAGAGGCTATCTCGCAAGATGTAGAACAAGGTGGTCTGGCTCTGCTCTACGATGCCTGCGACTTTGCTATCGGTGACTCGAAATACAACCAGATGGCCTCGAAAGTAGAGGAAGTTCAACTCTGGAACCGCACCCTTACTCCCGAGGAAATCAAAACCTCGATGTATGGCTACAACGAAATGCCCGAAGGTCTGGTAGCCTACTACCGTCCCGAATCGGCTACGGGTACAACCGTAGACAATCTGGCCGGTGATGTAGACGCTTACTACCGTGCAAACAACAGATCCGGGGACTCCGGAGAATTCCCCATGGCTACGGCCATTCAAAAGACCAACGGTCGTGAAACGGTAGAGGTAACCTACAACACGCCCGAGGAGGAAAATGCCGCTTACACGCTGCAACGCTATGGTGTAGACCTGACCGCTTCGCCCGCTCCCGTAAAAGTATACAGTAACCTGTATGCCGTAAACGGAAGTGACTCGTATGAAATCAGCTCGATTACCGTCGACGGTACTCCGCTCACCAACGTAACCGACCCGATTCAAGTTGCCACAAGCCCCGTTAAGGTAGACGTAGTCTTCAACCTGGCTTCGGGTATCGAAGAAGAGGTTGTTGCCGAGCCCATCTACTACAACAACAACGTGCTCTATATGCCCGAAGGTGCTACCGCAGTTATCTACAACCTGCTGGGTACTGTCGTAGCCGAAGTAGCCGAGCCCGCTGCCAACCTTGCTCAACTGCCTGCCGGTATCTATCTGGCCAAGGTTTCGAAGGACGGCAACCACACGATCATTCGTTTCAAGAAATAATCAACCCCTTTGTCATGCACCCCGTACCCGTACTCTCGCGAGTGCGGGGTGCTTTTCTTCAAAAACAGATACCCCAACCGATCGGAGGGAAAAGTTCGATCGACTGATTTGCCAAGTAGAGCTATTCTACTTCAAACATGAAAAACAAAACCACACGATATCAAAGCCACAGAAAAACGCTCCTCCACTGAAAAAACGCCTTTATAATAACTTTTAGCGATGAGAAAACTATTTACGCTATTTACTTTATACTGCCTGTCGGGACTATTTTTTTATAGCCAAGCCCAAACTTATACCATATACCCTACCCCTCAAAAAGTCGTAGAAGGAGATGGCTCGGTCGAACTCTCCAAGACGATTAACGTCATCTGCGAAAGCACCATCGGCGAAGTGAGCCGCAACCGCATGAAAGAGGTACTGGAAAATGCAGGATACACGATCAATTATGTCGACGAAGCATCGCAAACCGTAACCAACCTGTATATAGGCACCAGCGGATCCGAAGGGGTTGCCGCTCGATATGCCGCCGACAACAATCTGCCCCTTACCGTTTTTGAACCGGGCGACAACAAGTTCGACCCCTATCTGCTTCAAATCAACAATCTGCACCCGCATGGCGACATCGTCATTTTGGGCAACGACAAAGGTTCGGAATATTATGCCTTTGCCACCCTCGAACAAATTTTCGAGCAAGCCGACGGAAACACGGTCCGTCAAATTACTTTTGAAGACTATGCCCACACACAATATCGGGGAATCGTAGAGGGTTTCTACGGCCACCCCTACTCGGTTGAAAATCGCATCAGCCTTTTTGAATTCTGCAAACGGTTCAAGATGAACGTATTCGTCTACGGTCCCAAATCGGACCCCTACCACCTGGGCAACTGGCGCGACGACTACCCCACCTCGCTCACCGAACAGGAGCGCTTCTTCGGCATGATAACCCAAGACGACCTGAAACAGATGACTGCCGCAGCCAAAGCCTGCCACGTCGATTTCATCTGGGCTGCTCACCCCGGGTTGCAACAGCCCATCAGTTTCTCCAACATAACAGCCATGGACCAGGGTATCGACGCCCTCATGACCAAATTTGACCACCTGTACAGTCTGGGAGTACGTGGCTTCGGCGTATTCATCGACGACATGAGCTACACCCCCTCGGGCGACATGCAGGCACACCTGGCCGACGAAACGCAAAAGAGAATACGCGAACGTTACACGACCGACAATCCCGACGACGAAATCGCCCCTCTCTTCTTCGTCCCTACGGCCTATGCACTGAATTACCCCGGCTCTTATACATTATCCAGTCTGAACAGTATCGACAGCGAGGTGGTCATCGCCTTCACCGGGTATGACTGCTTCTCCAACATACGCCCCTCGTCGATCGACGACATGGCCGGCCGCGTGGGCCGCAACCCCGTCATGTGGTGGAACAACCCCGTGAACGACGACCACGACGAACGCATCTACATGCGCGAACTCACCACCCACTGGACCATCGAATCGCCGGGAGCCATCAACACGCTCAACGGCCTTATCCTGAACCCCATGAACCAGGCCCAGGCCTCGAAAGTGGCCCTCTTCGGTGCAGCCGATTACAGCTGGAATCCCGTCGCCTTCGATGTACACCAGAACTGGGACGATGTATTCGCCCGCCTTGCCCGGCACGGCGATACGCAAACGGCCGAAGCCTTTAAATGCTTTGCCCGCTTCTCCGACGCGCTGGTCGAAGACGACGACATGATTGCCCTCTACGAAGGGTTCAAGGCAAATTTTGGCGGGGAGACCTTCCCCAAAGAGGCCGCTCAGTTGCACACCGAGTTGGAGAAACTCAACCAGGCTTGCATCTATATTGAAAGCCTGAAAGGGAGTGCCGAACGGGATTACCGGTTGATGTACGAAGACATTCGCTGCTGGAATGCCAAACTCAAAACACTTTCGACCATCGCACTCGACGCCCTCGACATGCTCGAGCAGGGTAACAACATGTCGCGAGCCGAAGGGTGGGAAAAATACATGCGGTTGAAAACACTCTACACCGGTATGCACTCCGACTCGACCTACCTGGTAAGTGCCCTCGAAGACTATGGAACCTCCACTTACGAAAAACTCTACGAAGTCACCCCGGGCGACAGCTATTTGCGCCCCTTCACCGATTTCCTCATCGAGAAGGTAGGGAACAAAGTACCGGGAGAGTGGCCCGAAAAGGATAACCCGCAAGTCATCACCAATATCGACAACCTGCAAGGGGTAGAACTGACCATCGAGGAATCGAGCTTCACATTGAGCGGACTGAACTCCACAGAACTCGATCCCGACCAATACATAGGTATCTACTTCGGCAACCTCGAAAAAATTACCCTTCCCGCTACCGATTTCAATACGGGTATCGCGGTCGAGATCTCGGAGAATGGTAAACAGTGGACTACCGTGCAACTGCCCGTTGAACAACAAAAGGCGGCTTATGTACGGATTAAAAACACCTCGAACACTATGGTTACCGCCGGTAGCAACCAGTTGACCGGTACCTGCCTCTTCTCTACGATCAGCAGTACCCCCACGGTATCGACCAACATGTCGCAATATCAGAACTATGCCATCGAACGGGTAATCGACGGCAACCCCAACTCCTATTTCTGGAGCAGTACTTCGCAGACCGAGGGAGACTATATCCTGCTCACCTACCCCACCTCGCAGCCTCAATACGAGATTACCATTACCTTTACCGATAACGACCAGATTTCAGGTACAGCCGCTATTGAGGTATCGAACAATAACACCGAATGGACCCAGATAGCCGAGTTTAATAGCGACTATCTCGACGCGAACCGTTCGTTCACCTGCAATGCCGACGGGCTCTCGGCCCGCTATGTGCGGTTTATCATTCGCAACGTCACCGGCGGATACTGGCTGCAAGTAGCCGAATTCAAATCGGAGATAGCCTCGAAAGATACCCAGACAACCGACCAGAACGGAGTCCAGATAGCCACCCTCTCCGACAAGGACCTCACGACCGGCTATCAGGCTGTCACTGCCGGTTATATCGAACATCATTTTATCGAAAACCTCAACATCGAGTCGATCGAGATTTTCCACAACACCACGTTCGACAGCCGGTACGAACTTCCCAAAATCTATGTTAATGACGGTACCGAATGGCTTGAAATGGGTCATCTCGACTCCCCCTGCACCATACTCGACACCCACGAGATGAAACTGGTTACCGCAGTCAAAATCGAATGGAACGCAGAGAATATTCCTGATTTGTACGAAATCCTGCCCTGTGGCACGCCTTATGTCGAGAAAGACGAAACGTCTACCAGCATCGAGGAGATTGGAACCTCAGGCATAAAACTCTATACACACGACAACCAGCTGTATGTACAGGCCGGCAGCCCCATCACGAACCTTGCGCTGTACGATCTGTTCGGCCGCACGGTAGCACAGGCTACCCCCCACAGCACCCAGGTTGAGATGACTCTCGGCAGCAACATGCCCCGGGTACTCATCGTGCGAGTAACCGACGATGCACAGGAGGTCTCGATTCACAAAATCGTGTGGTAACGAATAATCAAATGAACCGATACAGATAACGACAAGAACAAGAAAGAGTATACACTTATAAACAAAAGAGATGAAACGAGCAACGCTTTGGCTGGGACTGGGACTGCTTCTATTTTCGGGCTGTTCCCACTCATCGGAAACCCAGTTACAATATTCCGATTTTGTGAATCCGTTCATCGGGACGGGCGGTCACGGACACACTTTTCCCGGTGCGGTGGTTCCGCACGGAATGATACAACCGAGCCCCGACACCCGCATCTACGAGTGGGACGCCTGCTCGGGGTACCACTATTCCGACAACTCCATCAACGGGTTCTCGCATACCCACCTGAGCGGCACGGGGTGCGGCGACTATGGCGACATCTTGCTGATGCCTACCGTAGGAAAACAGGAGTACCGCTACATGGGTCCCGACAGCCAACAGACGGCCTATGCCTCACCCTTCTCGCACAACAACGAGACGGCAACCCCGGGATACTACTCGGTTATGCTCGACCGCTACCAGGTGAAAGCCGAGCTGACGGCGACCGAACGGGCCGCCATACACCGCTATCACTTTCCCGAGAGCCAGGAGGCCGGCTTCATCGTCGACCTGGATTACAGCCTGCAAGGGCAAGAGAATCTCGACATGAAGCTCAAACCCCTGAGCGACACCGAGATTGCCGGGTGGAAACGCACCCGGGGGTGGGCCGACAACCAATGCGTGGGCTTTTACATGAAATTCTCCAAACCGTTTACCTGCCACATTGTCGACACCGTGATCGACATCACCCGCAACGGCAAGCCCTATAAACTGGAACAAAAAAAAGCGTTGCTCCAATTTGCCACGACTCAAAACGAAGAGGTACTCGTGAAGGTGGGCATATCGGCCGTCGACATGGACGGAGCCCGTCGCAACGTCGAGACCGAGATTCCCCACTGGGATTTCGACAGCGTTGCCTTGCAGGCTAAAAACAAGTGGAACGATTACCTGGGAACCATCGAGGTCGAAACCGATAACGAGACCCAGAAGCAAATCTTCTACACGGCTCTCTACCACACGGCCATTCACCCCAGCCTCTTCTCCGATGCCGACGGCCGTTACCGCGGACTCGACCAGATGATTCACCAGACCAAACCCGGGAAAGAGATTTATACCGTCTACTCGTTGTGGGACACCTTCCGGGCTCTCCACCCGCTGCTGACCATCACGCAACCCGAGTTGAACGACAAACTCATCATGTCGCTCATGGAGAAATACCACGAGGGCGGTATCCTGCCCATGTGGGAGCTGGCCGGCAACTACACCGCTACCATGATCGGCTACCATGCCGTGCCGGTCATTGTCGATGCCTACATGAAGGGATTCAACAAAATCGACGGTCGGGAGCTGCTCGAAGCCTGTGTGAGAAGTTCGGTCTACGACACGACCGACATCATTGCATCGAGCCGCATGGTCAATGCACTGGTGCCCATCTCGAAATACTATAAAAACGAAATCGGTTATATTCCTCACGAAAAAGAGAACGAATCGGTGGCCAAGGGTCTGGAATATGCCTACAACGACTGGTGTATCTCCACGCTGGCCAAAGCCATCGGCGATACGGCCACCTATGAGAGATACAAAGCTCTGTCACAAGCCTATACCAACTACTACGACCCCAACACAAAATTCATGCGGGGCAAAAAGCTCAACGGCAAATGGAACACACCCTTTAACCCGTATGCATCGAACCACCGCAACGACGACTATTGCGAAGGCACGGCCTGGCAATGGACCTGGTTTGTTCCTCACGACATTGACGGACTCATTGACTTGATGGGCGGACAGGAACAATTTGTCGACCGGCTCGACTCGCTCTTTGTGGCCGACTCGAAAATCGAGGGCGACCTGGTTTCGTCCGACATCTCGGGCCTCATCGGGCAGTATGCCCACGGCAACGAACCCAGCCACCACATTGCCCACCTCTACAACTATGTGAACCAGTCGTGGAAAACGCAACAGATTATCGACTCGATACTCTTCAACCAATATTTTGCCGATCCCAACGGGCTCTCGGGCAACGAAGACTGCGGACAGATGTCGGCCTGGTATGTACTCAACGCCATGGGCTTCTACCAGGTATGCCCCGGCTCACCCATCTACTCGGTGGGACGCCCCATCTTCGACAAGGTGACCATCAACCTGTCGAACGGCAAGAAGTTCGAGATTGTTGCCAACAACAATTCGCGCACCAACAAATACATTCAAAGCATACGTCTCGACAATATCCTGCTCGAATCGCCGTTCTTCATGCACAGTGACATCATGAAGGGAGGCCGCATCGTGGTCGACATGGGTAACACCCCGGTAAAACCATAAACACACTGTACATTCAAACAAAACACATAATAAATACATCTCATGAAAAAGCTCAACCGTTATCTGGCCCTTTTGGCCACGGTCCTAGCCTTAATCTCTTGCCAAAGCGAGGAAAACCGCTATGACCTCATTCCCTACCCCAACCACATCGAGCAGATGCCGGGTAGATTTGCATTCGACAACCATACGCAAATCTTTGTTTCGCCCGAATGCGGCGACGAAATAACCGGCGTGCTGAAACAATTTGCCGGTCAGCTTCAAAAAACCAGTGGCCTGGAACTGAAATGGGCCGAGAAAGAGGGCAAGAACGGCATCGTCGTAAAACTCAATCCCGAGTTGGCCGACGAGGCTTACAACCTGCACATCGGTAAAAACAACATCGAGATAGCCGCAGCTACCCCCAACGGCGTACGCTTTGCCCTGCAAACCGTCAAACAGCTGCTCCCAGCCGCCGTCTACGGCGATACACTGGTGACCGATGCCAACTGGTCGGTACCTTGTGCCACCATCGACGATGCTCCGCGATTCGGCTACCGCGGCCTGCACCTCGACGTAGCCCGTCACTTCTTCTCGATTGCCGAAGTGAAACGCATTCTCAACGTCATGGCCGTGCACAAGCTCAACACGCTGCACTGGCACCTCACCGACGACCAGGGCTGGCGCATCGAAATCAAGAAATATCCCCGCCTCACCGAGGTGGGCAGCATGCGCAGCAAAACGATGATTGCCAAAGAGTGGGACAACTACGACAACACCCCCTACGGCGGATTCTACACTCAGGACGAACTGCGCGACATAGTGAAATATGCTGCCGACCTGGGTATCACAATTATCCCCGAGATTGACCTGCCGGGTCACATGATGGCTGCTCTGGCCTCCTACCCCGAGTTGGGTTGCACCGGCGGCCCGTATGAGGTTTCGGGCCAATGGGGTATCCGCGACGATGTGCTCTGCGCCGGTAAGGACAAGACCTTCGACTTCATCGAAAACGTTCTGCTTGAAGTGATGGATATATTCCCCTCGAAATACATTCACATCGGGGGTGACGAGTGCCCCAAACTGCGTTGGGAGAAGTGCCCCGCCTGCCAGGCCCGCATCAAGGCTCTGGGTCTTAAAGACGACGAACACGGCACGGCCGAGCACTATCTGCAAGGTTATGTGACCGAGCGGGTGGAGAAATTCCTCAACGACCACGGTCGTGAAATGATCGGCTGGGACGAGATTATGGAGGGCGGCCTCTCGACCCATGCCACCGTCATGTCGTGGCGCGGTGTCAGCAACGGTGTCGAAGCTGCCAAACAGGGACACGACGTAATCATGACCCCCACCAGTCCCCTCTATTTCGACTACTACCAGTCGCGCGACACCCAGAGCGAACCCCTCGCCATCGGCGGCTACAACCCGGTAGATCTGGTCTACAAATTCAATCCCGTGCCCGACGAGCTTACCGAAGAGGAGGCCAAACACATTTTGGGCACGCAGGCCAACGTATGGACCGAATACATGCCTACCAACGAGCAACTCGAATACATGATCATGCCCCGTATCGCCGCATTGAGCGAAGTACAGTGGGATCAACTGGAAAACAAGGACTACAACCGTTTCCTCAACCACATCGGTCACATACTTGAAATCTACAACGCCATGGGGCTCAACTACGCCAAACACCTCTTCGAGGTAGAGGGCGAATATATGGTCGACGAGAGCAAGGGTTGTATTGTAGCCACCTTGCGCACGCAGGGCGACGCTCCCATCTACTACACCCTCGACGGTACCGAACCCACCACGGCCAGCACCCGCTACACGGAGCCGATAGAGATCAGCACCGACACCGATACCTGCACCTTGAAAGCCATCGTTGTGCGCGACCAGGTCAAGACCCGCACGCTGGTACGTCCCTTCTCATTCAACAAAGCGACCGGGCACCTGGCTGAACTCAAAGATGCTCCTAGCCCGAAATACACATTCGGCGGCGCATCGGTACTGACCGACGGCATACATGGCGATTTCAATTACAGCAACGGCTGCTGGCTGGGCTTTATCGACACACCGCTCGATGCCACCATCGACCTGGGCGAAACCCAAGAGGTGAGCCGCGTCAAGGTGGGTTCGCTCGTGCAATATTCCGAGTATATCTTCCCCCCCACGAAGATTACGGTCTATGCAGCCGACGGTGAAAACCCCATGACCGAAATCGGCAAACTCGACATACCGGTAGCTCCCAAACAAGATGCCGACGGTGTGCGCGAATATACCTGCGAGTTCCCCTCGGTACCCGCTTCCAAGATACGGGTAGTGGTCAATACGACCGACAAGATACCCGACTGGCACGGAGCCCGCGGTGAGAAAGGCTGGCTCTTTGTCGACGAAATTTCCATCAACTAATCAATTCACAGTACACACATGACAAAACACCATAGATTCCTCATCACACTTTTTGCGGGGCTCCTGCTGCTGGGCGGAATCAGTTGCAGCACCCCCCAAAAGGCCGAGGTAGACCTCATACCCATGCCCCGTTCGGTCGAATACCACCGGGGAGCCTTCACCCTCTCGCCCGAGACCAAGTTCTACACCCAGCTCCCCACCGAGGGCAAGGAGGCTCTTGCCCGCTGCCTCGAAGGGACCTTGCTCGGCTCGGTACCCTTTGCCGACGAAGCAACGGGAAATAACGGCATCAGTCTGAACCTCTGCGACAGCACCGTCGTACCCGAAGCCGAAGGCTACCGCCTCGAAATCGGGAAAAAGGGAGTGACCCTCTCGGCCAGTACCGAGGCGGGACTCTTCTACGGCATACAGACCCTGCTGCAACTGCTCAACAACGGCGACGGCAAGACTCTGCCTGCCGTCACCATCGACGACGCTCCCCGGTTTCCCTACCGGGGCATGCACCTCGATGTGTCGCGCCATTTCGCCGACAAGGAGTTTGTGAAGAAACAGCTCGATGCCCTGGCCTACTTCAAGATGAACCGCTTCCACTGGCACCTCACCGACGGTGCCGGCTGGCGTATCGAAATCAAGAAATACCCGCGCCTCACCTCGTTTGCCGCCTGGCGTCCCTTCGAGAAACTGAACGACTGGTGGACGGGCGGACGCACCTTCTGCGACCAGAACGACCCGCGCGCCGTGGGCGGATACTACACGCAGGACGATATTCGCGAGGTGGTAGCCTATGCCGCCGAGCGTCACATTACCATCATTCCCGAAATCGAGATGCCGGGTCACTCCGAAGAGGTGCTGGCCACCTACCCCGAGCTCTCCTGCTCGGGCAAACCCTACGTCGATGCCGACTACTGCATCGGCACCGAGAAGACATTCGAGTTCCTCGAAAACGTATTGCTCGAAGTAATCGATCTCTTCCCCTCGGAGTATATCCACATCGGTGGCGACGAGGCTTCGAAGAACGGCTGGCGCAAGTGTCCCCGCTGCCAGAAGCGCATGGCCGACGAGCACCTGGCTTCGGTCGAGGAGTTGCAAAGCTACATGATACACCGCATCGAACGCTTCCTCAACGAGCACGGCCGTAAGATTATCGGCTGGGACGAAATTATCGAAGGGGGGCTCACCCCCGGTGCCACGGTGATGTCGTGGCGCGGCGAAGAGGGTGCTATCCATGCCGTCAAGGCCGGTAATCCCGCCATCATGACACCCGGCAAATACTGCTACCTCGACGCTTATCAAGATGCCCCCAGCACCCAACCGATGGCCATAGGCGGATACCTCACCCTCGAAAAGGCCTATTCGTTCGAGCCGGTACCCGACTCACTCACCACCGAGGAGGCGGCTCTTATTCAGGGCTTGCAAGGCAACGTGTGGACCGAATACATGACTACTCCCGAACACACCGAATACATGATTTATCCCCGCATTCTGGCTCTGGCCGAAGTGGGTTGGACGCCGGCCGAACGGAAGGATTGGAAGAGTTTCCACACCCGTGCACTCCATGCCGTGCAGTTTCTGAAAGAGAAGGGCTACAACCCCTTCCCGCTCGATAAAGAGGTAGGCGACAAACCCGAATCGATGCGCACCGAGGAGAATCTGGCTCTGAACAAGAGTGTCACTCACCTCTACCCATACAGCAAACAGTATGCGGGCGAAGGCGAC
It contains:
- a CDS encoding LamG-like jellyroll fold domain-containing protein → MMFIGAETAPENPTYNGNYTEGTYYDVKITVKSNIQRYAINFTAPENGTLSIKNGATAITSGEEVAEGTILTVSATPNSGYELVAVKNNGEIFPNSTYAVTAAANFTAEFKQLATEGEAMLMSAPGYGTEEAQLRFSDTALGSHNTSENQVSSDQRSRNYTFSAWVSPMGYNGVFMGHVQNSITWNVEGSYGIGVQNGKLAVWYRYWDGSSTGCPGASAPAVSETTTLYPGEFAFISLVTSNDGKNFKVYKNGEEAISQDVEQGGLALLYDACDFAIGDSKYNQMASKVEEVQLWNRTLTPEEIKTSMYGYNEMPEGLVAYYRPESATGTTVDNLAGDVDAYYRANNRSGDSGEFPMATAIQKTNGRETVEVTYNTPEEENAAYTLQRYGVDLTASPAPVKVYSNLYAVNGSDSYEISSITVDGTPLTNVTDPIQVATSPVKVDVVFNLASGIEEEVVAEPIYYNNNVLYMPEGATAVIYNLLGTVVAEVAEPAANLAQLPAGIYLAKVSKDGNHTIIRFKK
- a CDS encoding beta-N-acetylglucosaminidase domain-containing protein, yielding MRKLFTLFTLYCLSGLFFYSQAQTYTIYPTPQKVVEGDGSVELSKTINVICESTIGEVSRNRMKEVLENAGYTINYVDEASQTVTNLYIGTSGSEGVAARYAADNNLPLTVFEPGDNKFDPYLLQINNLHPHGDIVILGNDKGSEYYAFATLEQIFEQADGNTVRQITFEDYAHTQYRGIVEGFYGHPYSVENRISLFEFCKRFKMNVFVYGPKSDPYHLGNWRDDYPTSLTEQERFFGMITQDDLKQMTAAAKACHVDFIWAAHPGLQQPISFSNITAMDQGIDALMTKFDHLYSLGVRGFGVFIDDMSYTPSGDMQAHLADETQKRIRERYTTDNPDDEIAPLFFVPTAYALNYPGSYTLSSLNSIDSEVVIAFTGYDCFSNIRPSSIDDMAGRVGRNPVMWWNNPVNDDHDERIYMRELTTHWTIESPGAINTLNGLILNPMNQAQASKVALFGAADYSWNPVAFDVHQNWDDVFARLARHGDTQTAEAFKCFARFSDALVEDDDMIALYEGFKANFGGETFPKEAAQLHTELEKLNQACIYIESLKGSAERDYRLMYEDIRCWNAKLKTLSTIALDALDMLEQGNNMSRAEGWEKYMRLKTLYTGMHSDSTYLVSALEDYGTSTYEKLYEVTPGDSYLRPFTDFLIEKVGNKVPGEWPEKDNPQVITNIDNLQGVELTIEESSFTLSGLNSTELDPDQYIGIYFGNLEKITLPATDFNTGIAVEISENGKQWTTVQLPVEQQKAAYVRIKNTSNTMVTAGSNQLTGTCLFSTISSTPTVSTNMSQYQNYAIERVIDGNPNSYFWSSTSQTEGDYILLTYPTSQPQYEITITFTDNDQISGTAAIEVSNNNTEWTQIAEFNSDYLDANRSFTCNADGLSARYVRFIIRNVTGGYWLQVAEFKSEIASKDTQTTDQNGVQIATLSDKDLTTGYQAVTAGYIEHHFIENLNIESIEIFHNTTFDSRYELPKIYVNDGTEWLEMGHLDSPCTILDTHEMKLVTAVKIEWNAENIPDLYEILPCGTPYVEKDETSTSIEEIGTSGIKLYTHDNQLYVQAGSPITNLALYDLFGRTVAQATPHSTQVEMTLGSNMPRVLIVRVTDDAQEVSIHKIVW
- a CDS encoding GH92 family glycosyl hydrolase — translated: MKRATLWLGLGLLLFSGCSHSSETQLQYSDFVNPFIGTGGHGHTFPGAVVPHGMIQPSPDTRIYEWDACSGYHYSDNSINGFSHTHLSGTGCGDYGDILLMPTVGKQEYRYMGPDSQQTAYASPFSHNNETATPGYYSVMLDRYQVKAELTATERAAIHRYHFPESQEAGFIVDLDYSLQGQENLDMKLKPLSDTEIAGWKRTRGWADNQCVGFYMKFSKPFTCHIVDTVIDITRNGKPYKLEQKKALLQFATTQNEEVLVKVGISAVDMDGARRNVETEIPHWDFDSVALQAKNKWNDYLGTIEVETDNETQKQIFYTALYHTAIHPSLFSDADGRYRGLDQMIHQTKPGKEIYTVYSLWDTFRALHPLLTITQPELNDKLIMSLMEKYHEGGILPMWELAGNYTATMIGYHAVPVIVDAYMKGFNKIDGRELLEACVRSSVYDTTDIIASSRMVNALVPISKYYKNEIGYIPHEKENESVAKGLEYAYNDWCISTLAKAIGDTATYERYKALSQAYTNYYDPNTKFMRGKKLNGKWNTPFNPYASNHRNDDYCEGTAWQWTWFVPHDIDGLIDLMGGQEQFVDRLDSLFVADSKIEGDLVSSDISGLIGQYAHGNEPSHHIAHLYNYVNQSWKTQQIIDSILFNQYFADPNGLSGNEDCGQMSAWYVLNAMGFYQVCPGSPIYSVGRPIFDKVTINLSNGKKFEIVANNNSRTNKYIQSIRLDNILLESPFFMHSDIMKGGRIVVDMGNTPVKP